In Chitinivorax sp. PXF-14, the following are encoded in one genomic region:
- the odhB gene encoding 2-oxoglutarate dehydrogenase complex dihydrolipoyllysine-residue succinyltransferase, whose protein sequence is MLIEVKVPQLPESVAEATLVAWHKKEGEYVERDENLIDLETDKVVLELPAPQAGVLVKIIKKDGESAVSNELLAQIDTEAKAGATAPAAEGKVAAAAAEVGIPASAVGFGTAVMPAARKLADEQGVDTSKVEGTGRGGRVTKEDVTAATSAPKAAAPAAAAPAKAPLAAAPAVQLSGALGDRPEQRVPMSRLRARVAERLVQSQQTNAILTTFNEVNMAPVMELRNKYKDRFEKEHGIKLGFMGFFVKAVVHALKKYPIVNASVDGNDIVYHGYFDIGVAVGSPRGLVVPIIRNADQLSLAEVEKQIADFGKRAQEGKLGIEELSGGTYTISNGGTFGSMMSTPIINPPQSAILGMHATKERAVVENGQVVVRPMMYLAQSYDHRIIDGREAVLSLVAIKEAIEDPARLLLDL, encoded by the coding sequence ATGCTAATCGAAGTTAAAGTTCCGCAACTCCCTGAATCCGTGGCTGAAGCTACCCTGGTGGCCTGGCACAAGAAAGAGGGCGAGTATGTCGAGCGCGACGAAAACCTGATCGATCTGGAGACCGATAAGGTCGTGCTGGAACTGCCGGCGCCGCAAGCTGGCGTGCTGGTGAAAATCATCAAGAAGGACGGCGAGAGCGCCGTCAGCAACGAGTTGCTCGCGCAGATCGATACCGAAGCCAAGGCCGGCGCTACCGCCCCGGCGGCTGAGGGCAAGGTTGCCGCAGCGGCTGCGGAAGTAGGCATCCCGGCCTCGGCTGTCGGCTTCGGCACGGCCGTCATGCCGGCCGCACGCAAGCTCGCCGACGAGCAGGGCGTGGACACCAGCAAGGTTGAGGGCACCGGCCGTGGTGGCCGTGTCACCAAGGAAGATGTGACAGCCGCCACAAGTGCCCCCAAGGCTGCGGCACCGGCTGCTGCCGCCCCGGCCAAGGCGCCACTGGCTGCCGCACCGGCTGTTCAGTTGTCCGGCGCCCTGGGTGATCGCCCCGAACAGCGCGTGCCGATGTCGCGCCTGCGTGCCCGCGTTGCCGAGCGTCTGGTGCAGTCGCAGCAGACTAACGCCATCCTGACCACGTTCAATGAAGTGAACATGGCGCCGGTGATGGAGCTGCGCAACAAGTACAAGGATCGCTTCGAGAAGGAGCACGGCATCAAGCTCGGCTTCATGGGTTTCTTCGTGAAGGCGGTCGTGCATGCGCTGAAGAAGTACCCGATCGTCAATGCCTCGGTCGACGGCAACGATATCGTCTACCACGGCTACTTCGACATCGGCGTGGCGGTTGGCAGCCCGCGTGGCCTCGTGGTGCCGATCATCCGTAATGCCGACCAGCTGAGCCTGGCCGAGGTCGAGAAGCAGATCGCCGATTTCGGCAAGCGTGCGCAGGAAGGCAAGCTCGGCATCGAAGAGCTGTCGGGCGGCACCTACACCATTTCCAATGGCGGCACCTTCGGCTCGATGATGTCGACACCGATCATCAACCCGCCGCAGTCCGCGATCCTTGGCATGCATGCCACCAAGGAGCGCGCCGTGGTCGAAAACGGCCAGGTTGTCGTGCGCCCGATGATGTACCTCGCGCAGTCCTACGACCACCGCATCATCGATGGCCGCGAAGCGGTGCTGAGCCTGGTCGCGATCAAGGAAGCGATCGAAGACCCGGCCCGCCTGCTGCTGGATCTGTAA
- the lpdA gene encoding dihydrolipoyl dehydrogenase, with translation MSKSFDVVVIGAGPGGYVAAIRAAQLGFSTACIDENKSAAGKPALGGTCLNVGCIPSKALLESSEQFHKIQHEAEVHGISVSGASVDVPKMIARKRKIVDQFTGGITMLFKKNKVTSLHGHGKILKRENEKWLIEVAGDAAEVVEAKHVIIASGSKPRYIPGIDVDNVDILDNVGALELQAVPKRLGVIGAGVIGLEMGSVWKRLGAEVTVLEAMPSFLAAADDEVSKLALRIFTKDLGLDIQTGVKIGEVKKSKKGISINYTDAAGAAQALEVDKLIVAVGRVPNTDGIAAPEVGLRFDQRGFIEVDGHCHTGIPNIWAVGDVVRGPMLAHKASEEGVAVAERIAGQKPHLDFNTVPWVIYTAPEIAWVGKTEQQLKAEGVEYKKGSFPFAANGRAHSLNAAQGFVKMLADAKTDRILGVHIVGPVAGELISEAVVAMEFAASSEDIARIIHAHPSLAEVMHEAALGCDKRAIHN, from the coding sequence ATGTCCAAATCCTTCGACGTCGTCGTGATCGGCGCAGGCCCCGGTGGCTACGTGGCCGCCATCCGCGCAGCCCAGCTTGGCTTTTCCACCGCTTGTATCGACGAGAACAAGAGTGCTGCGGGCAAGCCGGCCCTGGGCGGCACCTGCCTGAACGTCGGCTGCATCCCGTCCAAGGCGCTGCTCGAATCGTCCGAGCAATTCCACAAGATCCAGCACGAAGCGGAAGTGCATGGCATCAGCGTGTCCGGCGCGTCGGTCGATGTGCCGAAGATGATTGCCCGCAAGCGCAAGATCGTCGACCAGTTCACCGGCGGTATCACCATGCTGTTCAAGAAGAACAAGGTGACCAGCCTGCACGGCCACGGCAAGATTCTCAAACGCGAGAACGAGAAGTGGTTGATCGAGGTGGCGGGCGACGCGGCTGAAGTCGTCGAGGCCAAGCACGTGATCATCGCATCGGGCTCCAAGCCGCGTTATATCCCCGGTATCGACGTCGACAACGTGGACATCCTCGACAACGTCGGCGCACTGGAACTGCAAGCCGTGCCGAAGCGCCTGGGCGTGATCGGCGCCGGCGTGATCGGCCTGGAAATGGGTAGCGTATGGAAGCGCCTCGGCGCCGAAGTGACGGTGCTCGAAGCGATGCCATCGTTCCTGGCCGCAGCCGACGATGAAGTGTCGAAGCTTGCTCTACGCATCTTCACCAAGGACCTGGGTCTCGACATTCAGACCGGCGTGAAGATCGGTGAGGTGAAGAAGTCCAAGAAGGGCATCAGCATCAATTACACCGATGCCGCCGGCGCTGCCCAGGCGCTCGAGGTCGACAAGCTCATCGTGGCCGTTGGCCGCGTGCCCAACACCGACGGCATCGCTGCGCCGGAAGTCGGCCTGCGTTTCGATCAGCGCGGCTTCATCGAAGTCGACGGCCACTGCCATACCGGTATTCCCAACATCTGGGCGGTGGGCGACGTGGTGCGTGGCCCGATGCTTGCGCACAAGGCATCGGAAGAGGGCGTGGCAGTTGCCGAGCGGATCGCAGGGCAGAAGCCGCACCTCGATTTCAATACCGTACCGTGGGTGATCTACACCGCACCGGAAATCGCCTGGGTCGGCAAGACCGAGCAACAGTTGAAGGCAGAGGGCGTCGAGTACAAGAAGGGCAGCTTCCCGTTTGCTGCCAATGGCCGTGCGCACAGTCTGAACGCGGCACAAGGCTTCGTGAAGATGCTGGCCGATGCCAAGACCGATCGCATCCTCGGCGTGCATATCGTTGGGCCGGTGGCGGGTGAGCTGATTTCCGAAGCCGTGGTCGCGATGGAATTTGCCGCGAGCAGCGAAGATATCGCCCGCATCATCCACGCCCACCCGAGCCTGGCGGAAGTCATGCACGAAGCCGCGCTGGGCTGCGACAAGCGCGCCATCCACAACTAA
- the sucC gene encoding ADP-forming succinate--CoA ligase subunit beta, with protein MNLHEYQAKELLAKYGLPVQQGILANTPEEAANAFRGLAGKFAVIKAQVHAGGRGKAGGVKVVKSADEAAEVAKGLLGTRLVTYQTDSNGQPVHSVLVCEDMYPVQRELYLGAVVDRSSRRVTFMASTEGGVEIEEVAHNTPEKILKVTVDPLVGLLPFQAREVGFQLGLNDDQIKQFTKLMMGAYKAFVDNDFALFEINPLAIRGDGSLCCVDAKVGIDSNAMFRQPALAAARDKSQENERELKASEFDLNYVALEGNIGCMVNGAGLAMATMDIIKLYGGQPANFLDVGGGATKERVIEAFKLILADPSVQGVLINIFGGIVRCDMIAEAIIAAVKEVNVTVPVVVRLEGNNAELGAKILSDSGLTLIPAQGLADAAQKIVAAVKAA; from the coding sequence ATGAATCTGCACGAATACCAAGCGAAAGAGCTGCTGGCCAAATATGGCCTGCCGGTTCAACAAGGCATTCTGGCCAACACGCCGGAGGAAGCTGCCAATGCCTTCCGTGGCCTCGCTGGCAAGTTTGCCGTGATCAAGGCTCAAGTCCACGCTGGTGGCCGCGGCAAGGCCGGTGGCGTGAAGGTGGTAAAGTCGGCAGATGAGGCCGCTGAAGTGGCCAAGGGCCTACTCGGCACCCGCCTGGTGACTTACCAGACTGATTCCAACGGCCAGCCGGTACACAGCGTACTGGTGTGCGAGGACATGTATCCAGTTCAGCGCGAACTCTATCTGGGCGCAGTGGTAGACCGCTCCAGCCGTCGCGTGACCTTCATGGCCTCGACCGAAGGCGGCGTCGAGATCGAAGAAGTGGCGCACAACACGCCGGAAAAGATCCTCAAGGTAACGGTTGACCCGCTGGTTGGCCTGCTGCCGTTCCAGGCTCGTGAAGTCGGCTTCCAGCTCGGCCTGAACGATGACCAGATCAAGCAGTTCACCAAGCTGATGATGGGGGCCTACAAGGCCTTCGTTGACAACGATTTCGCCCTGTTCGAAATCAACCCGCTGGCGATCCGTGGCGATGGCAGCCTGTGCTGCGTCGATGCCAAGGTTGGTATCGACTCCAACGCGATGTTCCGTCAGCCGGCCCTGGCCGCTGCGCGCGACAAGTCGCAGGAGAACGAGCGCGAGCTGAAGGCTTCCGAATTCGACCTGAACTATGTCGCACTCGAAGGCAACATCGGCTGCATGGTGAACGGTGCCGGCCTGGCCATGGCGACCATGGACATCATCAAGCTCTACGGCGGCCAACCGGCCAACTTCCTGGACGTTGGCGGCGGTGCAACCAAAGAGCGCGTGATCGAAGCGTTCAAGCTGATCCTCGCTGACCCGTCGGTACAGGGCGTGCTGATCAACATCTTCGGCGGTATCGTGCGTTGCGACATGATTGCCGAGGCGATCATCGCTGCGGTGAAGGAGGTCAACGTGACCGTGCCGGTCGTGGTTCGTCTGGAAGGCAACAATGCCGAACTGGGCGCGAAGATCCTGTCCGATTCCGGCCTGACGCTGATCCCGGCGCAAGGCTTGGCCGATGCGGCACAGAAGATCGTTGCAGCGGTTAAAGCTGCCTAA
- the sucD gene encoding succinate--CoA ligase subunit alpha translates to MSVLVNKDTKVLVQGFTGKNGTFHSEQALAYGTKVVGGVTPGKGGTTHLNLPVFNTMRDAVNATQADASVIYVPAPFVLDSIIEAVDAGVKLIVTITEGVPTLDMLKVKRYVEASGSRLIGPNCPGIITPGECKIGIMPGHIHKPGRIGIVSRSGTLTYEAVAQTTAAGLGQSTCIGIGGDPIPGTSHIDALQLFQDDPQTEAIIMIGEIGGTAEEEAAEYAKAHVTKPIVGYIAGVTAPKGKRMGHAGAIISGGKGTAEEKFAAFEKAGIAYTRSPAELGSTMVKLLQEKGML, encoded by the coding sequence ATGAGCGTATTGGTCAACAAAGATACGAAAGTGCTGGTGCAAGGTTTCACCGGCAAGAATGGTACTTTCCACTCGGAACAGGCACTGGCCTACGGCACCAAGGTAGTCGGCGGCGTTACCCCGGGCAAGGGTGGCACCACCCACCTGAACCTGCCGGTATTCAACACCATGCGCGATGCGGTCAACGCCACCCAGGCTGACGCTTCCGTGATCTATGTGCCGGCCCCGTTCGTGCTGGATTCGATCATCGAAGCCGTCGACGCCGGCGTGAAGCTGATCGTCACCATCACCGAAGGCGTGCCGACACTGGACATGCTGAAGGTGAAGCGCTACGTCGAAGCCAGCGGCTCGCGCCTGATCGGGCCGAACTGCCCCGGCATCATCACCCCGGGCGAGTGCAAGATCGGCATCATGCCAGGTCACATCCACAAGCCGGGCCGTATCGGCATTGTGTCGCGCTCCGGCACGCTGACCTATGAAGCCGTCGCGCAGACCACCGCGGCCGGCCTGGGCCAGTCGACATGTATCGGTATCGGCGGCGACCCAATCCCGGGCACCAGCCACATCGATGCGCTGCAACTGTTCCAGGACGACCCGCAGACCGAGGCGATCATCATGATCGGTGAAATCGGCGGCACGGCGGAAGAAGAGGCTGCCGAGTACGCCAAGGCTCACGTGACCAAGCCTATCGTCGGCTATATCGCTGGCGTGACGGCACCGAAGGGCAAGCGCATGGGCCACGCCGGCGCGATCATCTCCGGCGGCAAGGGCACGGCGGAAGAGAAGTTCGCCGCGTTCGAAAAAGCAGGTATCGCCTATACCCGCAGCCCGGCAGAACTCGGCTCGACCATGGTCAAGCTGCTGCAGGAAAAGGGTATGCTGTAA
- a CDS encoding DUF6160 family protein gives MNRRWLAAALLLSANQAWADITPIFDENLEAQAGQEGISIILNIRAHLASIQWFDDGDMLTFGDVAFGSGPLQRRVPVLDPSAPLAFRAGGMDYQNPIDFAGPIRIDAILLESATFESTSASGTQLTQSYVDWFRQTAQDMNLAQPDVVTGTQTIMIDLPRIRLSMRFGSISVGANGASMGALEVKALELSPTTVAIWPH, from the coding sequence ATGAACAGGCGGTGGCTGGCCGCAGCATTGCTGTTGAGTGCGAATCAGGCCTGGGCGGACATCACGCCCATCTTCGACGAGAACCTGGAAGCGCAGGCAGGGCAGGAGGGCATTTCGATCATCCTGAACATCCGCGCGCACCTGGCGTCCATCCAGTGGTTTGACGATGGCGACATGCTGACCTTTGGGGATGTCGCCTTCGGTAGTGGCCCGCTGCAGCGCCGTGTGCCGGTGCTGGATCCCTCCGCGCCACTGGCGTTTCGCGCGGGCGGGATGGACTACCAGAATCCGATCGACTTTGCCGGCCCGATCCGAATCGATGCCATCTTGCTGGAGAGCGCAACATTCGAATCGACCTCTGCCAGCGGGACGCAGCTTACCCAAAGCTATGTGGACTGGTTCAGGCAGACTGCACAGGATATGAATCTTGCACAACCCGACGTCGTTACCGGCACGCAGACGATCATGATCGATCTGCCGCGCATCAGGCTCAGCATGCGCTTCGGTTCCATCTCGGTGGGGGCAAACGGCGCCTCCATGGGGGCGCTGGAAGTCAAGGCGCTGGAGTTGAGTCCGACGACCGTGGCAATCTGGCCGCATTGA